A genomic region of Deltaproteobacteria bacterium contains the following coding sequences:
- a CDS encoding hydantoinase B/oxoprolinase family protein, with translation MANNQANIDPITLEVIRHGIISICDQIDANMTRTAFSPYIYEYKDYAVGFVGANGELLAQSTGGMPVFVADSVGAAVKDGLEIYGRKNIHKGDVIVCNHAAVQGQHLNNTVMYTPVFAGPSGSDLIGFFSINCHWIDIGGSAIGSVSYSSTDIFMEGLQLRSIKIWSKGEPIEEVYRIIENNTRFPLELLGDIEAQLGGCLLGRDLTQVMADKYSPEIFLSALAIILDQCEAATREKIRAIPDGVYQHEAFLDNDGVRDEKIPIRVKVIVAGDELTVDFSEMSPQVKGCVNSGFFGGGRTCVRVAFKYLIATDEPANEGTFRPVKMILPEGKLISAEATAAMGLYSIPFPTVIDCIIKALEPALPERVTGAHFGTFSSLSFGGRRTDTGAYFKANDSGHGGWGACATHDGAGPFRTMAHGDTRLIPIELQESMYPFRVEEFRLRQDSGGAGLWRGGLGFDKQYVLLAAAELWANFDRIGCPPWGVQGGKAGKSGQVLVYKNGNSEPELLYKTENCPLQAGDRVRMSTGGGGGYGDPRKRPTELVARDVTRGFVSRESAEKDYGVSCDTNGSARRL, from the coding sequence ATGGCTAACAATCAAGCGAACATTGATCCCATCACGCTCGAAGTCATCCGTCATGGCATCATCTCGATCTGCGATCAGATCGACGCCAACATGACGCGCACGGCGTTTAGTCCGTATATCTACGAGTACAAAGATTACGCCGTCGGCTTCGTCGGCGCGAACGGTGAATTACTGGCGCAGTCCACCGGCGGCATGCCAGTGTTTGTCGCGGATTCGGTTGGCGCGGCGGTGAAAGATGGGTTGGAAATCTACGGTCGGAAAAATATCCACAAAGGCGATGTCATCGTCTGCAATCACGCCGCGGTACAGGGCCAGCACCTAAACAACACCGTCATGTACACGCCGGTGTTCGCCGGGCCCAGCGGCAGCGACCTGATCGGCTTTTTTTCCATCAACTGCCACTGGATCGACATCGGCGGCTCGGCGATCGGCTCCGTGTCTTATTCCTCCACCGATATTTTCATGGAGGGCTTGCAGCTGCGCTCGATCAAGATCTGGTCCAAGGGCGAGCCCATCGAAGAAGTCTATCGGATCATCGAAAACAACACGCGCTTTCCGCTGGAATTGCTCGGTGACATCGAAGCGCAGCTTGGCGGCTGCCTGTTGGGCCGCGACCTGACGCAAGTGATGGCCGACAAGTACAGCCCGGAGATTTTTCTTAGCGCGCTGGCGATCATCCTCGATCAATGCGAGGCGGCGACCCGGGAGAAAATCCGCGCCATTCCCGACGGCGTCTATCAGCACGAAGCCTTTCTCGACAACGACGGCGTGCGCGACGAGAAAATTCCCATCCGCGTCAAAGTCATCGTCGCCGGCGATGAGCTGACGGTTGATTTCTCAGAAATGTCCCCGCAGGTGAAGGGCTGCGTGAACTCCGGTTTCTTTGGCGGCGGCCGCACCTGCGTGCGCGTGGCGTTTAAGTATTTGATTGCCACCGATGAGCCCGCCAATGAAGGAACCTTTCGTCCCGTAAAAATGATTTTGCCCGAAGGCAAACTGATCAGCGCCGAGGCGACCGCGGCGATGGGGTTGTATAGCATTCCATTTCCGACGGTGATCGATTGCATCATCAAAGCGCTGGAGCCGGCGCTGCCCGAGCGCGTCACCGGCGCGCACTTCGGCACGTTTTCGTCCCTGAGTTTTGGCGGGCGCCGCACCGACACGGGAGCCTATTTCAAAGCCAACGACAGCGGCCACGGCGGTTGGGGCGCCTGCGCGACCCACGACGGCGCGGGGCCGTTTCGCACCATGGCTCATGGCGACACCAGATTGATTCCGATTGAATTGCAGGAGTCGATGTATCCGTTTCGTGTCGAGGAATTTCGCCTGCGCCAGGACTCCGGCGGCGCGGGTCTTTGGCGCGGCGGGTTGGGATTCGACAAACAATATGTGCTGCTTGCGGCGGCTGAACTATGGGCCAACTTCGACCGCATCGGCTGCCCACCCTGGGGCGTGCAAGGCGGCAAGGCAGGAAAATCAGGCCAGGTGTTAGTCTACAAAAACGGCAACTCAGAACCCGAGCTGCTTTACAAAACCGAGAACTGCCCGCTTCAAGCTGGCGACCGCGTGCGCATGTCCACCGGCGGTGGCGGCGGCTACGGCGATCCGCGCAAGCGGCCAACCGAGCTCGTCGCCCGCGACGTGACGCGCGGCTTTGTCTCCCGCGAAAGCGCTGAGAAAGATTACGGCGTCAGCTGCGATACCAACGGGAGTGCGCGCCGTCTCTAA
- a CDS encoding hydantoinase/oxoprolinase family protein, with the protein MSYAIAVDIGGTFTDLVAFDHATQKVLYSKSPTTYDNLVDGILDCFNKAKIKPAEASLVNHGTTLVINSLIQRKGAKTALVTTQGFRDILEIARGNRPDPFDLHYIRDEPLIARELRLEVPERMGSKGDVVTPLDLKALEKLAQEIKKLGVESVAIFFMNSYINPAHEEAAAAALKELLSGIYVTFSTDLTREWYEYERCSTVAANAYVGPQVSTYIRRLDDDLKKQDFPGTLFMMGSNGGLLSAERTCRQPIGLVESGPIGGCIGAGAYAEKLGFKNVVAFDMGGTTAKCALVENGRYTVNSLYYANGYVKGFPIKSAVIDIVEVGSGGGSIAWLDSQKRLHVGPQSAGSTPGPVCYGRGGTEPTVTDANLVLGRLNPANFLGGEMPLDIAAARRAVSERVAAPLGYTGDDGMIKMADGIISIATVIMAGAIRKISVEHGLDPRDFILFSYGGGGPLHSCALAHELSIPTVVIPPEPGNFSAIGMLIADARIDTSKTFTGILNDKTVPEMAQMYSAMEQEAAKDLAKEFGTSEVFFEHYAEMRYRGQRHNIKVPVTGLKTAEEIRTAFERDYKRRYGHADAKAPAEFQALHLSAFAKLKQPEIARLPRAAVKAQAAQTRKIYIGNAGGWIDAEIYHRDALEPGFKAAGPAVIEECGSTTVVWPGDRFEIGALHEIKINCSAI; encoded by the coding sequence GTGTCTTACGCCATCGCCGTCGACATCGGCGGCACTTTTACTGACCTGGTCGCCTTCGACCACGCGACCCAAAAAGTTCTTTACTCGAAGAGTCCGACCACCTACGACAATCTCGTCGACGGCATTCTCGACTGTTTTAACAAAGCCAAAATCAAACCGGCAGAAGCGTCGTTGGTCAATCACGGCACGACGCTGGTCATCAATTCGCTGATCCAGCGCAAAGGCGCGAAGACCGCGCTGGTTACGACCCAAGGCTTTCGCGATATCTTGGAAATCGCCCGTGGCAATCGGCCCGATCCCTTCGATCTTCATTATATCCGAGACGAGCCGCTGATTGCTCGCGAGCTGCGCCTCGAAGTTCCCGAGCGCATGGGCAGCAAAGGCGATGTCGTCACGCCGCTCGATCTAAAAGCGCTGGAAAAACTCGCGCAGGAAATTAAGAAACTCGGCGTCGAGTCAGTGGCGATTTTTTTCATGAACTCCTACATCAACCCGGCGCATGAAGAAGCGGCTGCCGCGGCGCTAAAGGAGTTGCTCTCGGGAATTTACGTCACGTTCAGCACCGACCTCACGCGCGAGTGGTACGAATACGAGCGCTGCTCGACGGTAGCGGCCAACGCTTACGTCGGACCGCAAGTCAGCACTTATATTCGCCGCCTCGACGACGATCTCAAGAAACAAGATTTCCCTGGCACGCTCTTCATGATGGGCTCCAACGGCGGTTTGCTCTCCGCCGAGCGCACCTGCCGCCAGCCCATCGGCCTGGTCGAGTCCGGCCCCATCGGCGGCTGCATCGGCGCCGGCGCCTATGCGGAAAAACTTGGTTTCAAAAACGTCGTCGCCTTCGACATGGGCGGCACGACGGCGAAATGTGCCCTGGTCGAAAACGGCCGCTACACGGTCAACTCGCTTTACTACGCCAACGGCTACGTCAAAGGCTTTCCGATCAAATCGGCGGTCATCGACATCGTCGAGGTCGGCTCCGGCGGCGGATCCATCGCCTGGCTAGATTCACAGAAGCGTTTGCACGTCGGCCCGCAGAGCGCCGGCTCGACGCCAGGCCCCGTCTGCTACGGCCGCGGCGGCACGGAGCCGACGGTGACCGACGCCAATCTGGTGCTCGGTAGATTGAATCCTGCTAATTTTCTCGGCGGTGAAATGCCGCTCGATATCGCGGCGGCCAGACGAGCGGTGAGCGAACGCGTCGCCGCGCCGCTCGGCTACACGGGCGATGACGGCATGATCAAGATGGCCGACGGCATTATCTCGATTGCCACGGTGATCATGGCCGGCGCGATTAGAAAGATCTCCGTCGAGCATGGCCTTGACCCGCGCGATTTTATTCTCTTCAGCTACGGCGGCGGCGGACCGCTGCACTCCTGCGCGCTGGCCCACGAGCTGTCGATCCCGACAGTCGTGATTCCCCCTGAGCCGGGAAATTTTTCCGCCATCGGCATGCTGATCGCCGACGCGCGCATCGACACGTCGAAGACCTTCACGGGAATATTGAACGATAAGACCGTGCCGGAGATGGCGCAGATGTACAGCGCCATGGAGCAGGAAGCTGCCAAAGATCTAGCGAAAGAATTTGGCACCAGCGAAGTTTTCTTCGAGCACTACGCCGAGATGCGCTACCGCGGCCAGCGTCACAATATCAAAGTGCCGGTCACAGGATTGAAAACCGCCGAGGAAATCCGCACCGCTTTCGAGCGCGACTACAAACGGCGCTATGGCCACGCCGACGCCAAAGCGCCGGCAGAGTTCCAGGCGCTGCACCTGTCGGCGTTTGCCAAACTAAAGCAACCGGAAATCGCGCGGCTGCCGCGCGCTGCGGTGAAAGCGCAAGCAGCGCAGACACGGAAAATCTATATCGGCAACGCCGGCGGCTGGATCGATGCAGAGATTTATCATCGCGACGCGTTGGAGCCGGGGTTCAAAGCCGCCGGCCCGGCGGTGATAGAAGAATGCGGTTCCACGACGGTGGTGTGGCCGGGAGATAGGTTTGAAATCGGCGCGCTGCACGAGATCAAAATCAACTGCAGCGCGATTTGA
- a CDS encoding VOC family protein: MGNFQIEGVTHWSIPVNNLKESEEFYGEVLGLKLLGRLSNGVMTCFNVGDHNILLCERQKPQDKTIVEERVHHSFNVSPDGFVAACKTFHEKKVPVVELEYRAKGHFTGRELYIHDPSGNRLEIRDKTWQKGMPEPTFEELVKS, translated from the coding sequence ATGGGCAATTTCCAAATCGAAGGCGTGACCCACTGGTCGATCCCGGTCAACAACCTCAAAGAATCCGAAGAATTTTACGGTGAGGTGCTCGGCCTCAAATTGTTGGGCCGGCTGAGCAACGGCGTGATGACCTGCTTCAACGTCGGCGATCACAACATTCTTCTCTGCGAACGGCAAAAACCACAAGACAAGACGATTGTCGAGGAGCGCGTGCACCACTCGTTCAACGTCAGCCCGGATGGTTTTGTCGCGGCATGTAAAACTTTTCATGAAAAGAAGGTGCCAGTCGTTGAACTGGAGTACCGCGCCAAAGGCCACTTCACGGGTCGCGAGCTTTACATTCACGATCCCAGCGGCAACCGCCTGGAGATTCGCGATAAGACCTGGCAGAAGGGCATGCCGGAGCCGACGTTTGAAGAACTGGTTAAATCATAA
- a CDS encoding ABC transporter substrate-binding protein: MSKSLMRPLMLLAFLLLVNVCANAQSAPDKVVISYPSKSITNFPIIETGVRRGFYQKENLNVNPVYMRGGIDIKALITGDADFGTGSTTAVTAFVAGAPLRVVMSMNAFVDQALYAQPKYRNLAQLKGLSIGSLNPGGLVDTLLRRVITKEGFSPEKDFIILNMGGTPERYAALKSGSLAASMLSAPHSLRAEKEGFTRIAVTRDYVDVPGTAFVVHADKIKKQPQMIKRFLRASLRAMNYIRDNRVDTTNMIAREFGMDQDVAALSYKLLLDLLSTEGKNRAEGYQLLVDFARATQKIERPINAAQFIDESILDEIIREGGVGR, translated from the coding sequence ATGTCAAAGTCACTGATGCGACCCTTGATGCTGCTTGCATTCCTGCTCCTTGTAAATGTTTGCGCTAACGCGCAATCCGCCCCAGACAAAGTCGTCATCAGCTATCCCAGCAAATCGATCACCAACTTCCCGATCATCGAAACCGGCGTGCGGCGCGGCTTTTATCAAAAAGAAAACCTCAATGTGAATCCTGTGTATATGCGCGGCGGCATCGACATCAAAGCGCTGATCACTGGCGACGCCGATTTCGGCACCGGCAGCACCACCGCGGTCACCGCCTTTGTCGCCGGCGCGCCGCTGCGCGTGGTGATGAGCATGAACGCGTTCGTCGACCAGGCGCTTTACGCCCAGCCCAAGTATCGCAATCTTGCCCAGCTCAAAGGACTTTCCATCGGCTCGCTCAATCCCGGTGGCTTGGTCGACACGCTCCTGCGCCGCGTCATTACCAAAGAAGGATTCTCACCGGAGAAAGACTTCATCATCCTCAACATGGGCGGCACTCCAGAACGCTATGCAGCTCTAAAGTCGGGAAGCTTGGCCGCATCGATGCTGAGCGCGCCGCACAGCCTGCGCGCCGAGAAAGAGGGATTCACGCGTATCGCCGTGACGCGCGACTACGTCGATGTCCCCGGCACCGCTTTCGTCGTCCACGCCGACAAGATCAAGAAGCAACCGCAAATGATCAAACGCTTTTTGCGCGCGTCGCTGCGCGCCATGAACTACATCCGCGACAACCGAGTAGATACCACCAACATGATCGCGCGTGAGTTCGGTATGGATCAGGATGTTGCGGCTCTGTCCTACAAATTACTGCTCGATTTGCTGAGCACCGAGGGCAAGAATCGCGCCGAAGGTTATCAATTGCTTGTCGACTTCGCCCGCGCAACGCAAAAAATCGAGCGACCGATCAACGCCGCGCAGTTCATCGATGAGTCGATTTTGGATGAAATCATCCGCGAGGGTGGAGTTGGGCGTTAG
- a CDS encoding xanthine dehydrogenase family protein molybdopterin-binding subunit: MTEHNPTGLIGASIKRVEDPPLITGKGCYVDDINLPGMLHLAVQRSPYPHAKILSIDTSKAQAMPGVMLVVTGNDLSEKLNLAPSQVLPGMKIPPHPLLARGAVHCVGVPVAAVVAQTRAQAQDAANAVEVEYQELPGISNAEEALKPGAPLAQEGLDSNICYTMTKNGGDVDRAFAGADHIFTMHIASPRQVALAMEPRGIVASPDPLGKTLNVWLSTQGPHRARAEIAGVLDFPENKIHLIAPDVGGGFGSKGPVYREDVLTCHLALKLKRPIKWIATRSEDFITTIQGRDQAMTSEMALRKDGKILGLKVKVVANLGAYLHSSTAGPPQRMMGMACGSYQIKDCRVEIVSVFTNTCPTGPYRGAGRPESVLNIERLLDKAAAVLGMDRLEIRRKNFIQPNQFPYTTGTGVEYDSGDYEKPLDEAVKMSNYNELLRQRDERRKKGELVGVGFSTFVEPSGGAGFESGAVRIERTGEITVLTGSSSHGQGHETAWAQIAAELLKTSMDHITVLHGDTHVSQQGTGTFGSRSAVTGGGALATAAQRVIDKAKKIAANLVEAAPEDMVQADGGFAVKGVPDKKVTWRQIAAAAYSGRVPKGMETGLQETAFFDPKREAWGFGTHIALVSIDRDTGKFTIEKLIMVDDCGVIINPMIVEGQIHGGVAQGLGEATREQMLYGNNGEVQTGTFMNYAIMRAVDMPPMTLGETVTPNPFNPLGVKGVGECGCNGAPPSVANALADALAPLGIDHVDMPYTAPKLWKLIHSKRP; encoded by the coding sequence ATGACCGAACACAACCCAACCGGCCTCATCGGCGCGTCGATCAAGCGCGTCGAAGATCCGCCGCTGATCACCGGCAAAGGCTGCTACGTCGACGACATCAATTTGCCCGGCATGCTGCATCTTGCCGTGCAGCGCAGTCCTTATCCGCACGCAAAAATCCTTTCCATCGACACGAGCAAGGCGCAGGCGATGCCGGGCGTGATGTTAGTCGTCACCGGCAATGATTTGAGCGAAAAGTTAAATCTTGCGCCGTCGCAGGTTCTGCCGGGCATGAAGATCCCGCCCCATCCGCTGCTCGCTCGCGGAGCGGTGCATTGCGTCGGCGTGCCAGTGGCCGCCGTGGTCGCGCAAACCCGCGCCCAGGCGCAGGATGCGGCCAACGCCGTCGAAGTCGAGTATCAAGAACTGCCCGGTATCTCGAACGCCGAGGAAGCCCTGAAACCCGGCGCACCGCTGGCCCAGGAAGGGCTCGACAGCAATATTTGCTATACGATGACCAAGAACGGCGGCGACGTCGACAGGGCGTTCGCTGGCGCGGATCATATTTTCACCATGCACATTGCGAGCCCGCGCCAAGTCGCCCTAGCGATGGAACCACGCGGCATCGTCGCGAGCCCTGACCCCCTCGGAAAAACCTTGAACGTTTGGTTGTCAACCCAAGGACCGCACCGCGCCCGCGCGGAGATCGCCGGTGTGCTCGATTTTCCAGAAAATAAAATTCACTTGATCGCCCCCGACGTCGGCGGCGGCTTCGGCAGCAAAGGGCCAGTGTACCGCGAAGACGTGCTTACTTGCCATTTGGCTTTAAAACTCAAACGGCCGATCAAGTGGATCGCCACGCGCAGCGAAGACTTCATCACGACGATCCAAGGGCGCGACCAGGCGATGACCTCCGAGATGGCGCTCAGAAAAGACGGCAAGATTCTCGGTCTGAAAGTCAAAGTCGTTGCCAATCTCGGTGCCTATTTGCATTCGAGCACGGCGGGTCCGCCGCAGCGCATGATGGGCATGGCCTGCGGCAGCTATCAGATCAAAGACTGCCGCGTCGAAATCGTTTCGGTCTTCACCAATACCTGTCCCACTGGCCCGTATCGCGGCGCCGGCCGGCCCGAGTCAGTGTTGAATATCGAACGGCTGCTCGACAAAGCCGCCGCGGTGCTGGGCATGGACCGTTTAGAAATTCGCCGCAAAAATTTCATCCAACCCAACCAGTTTCCCTATACGACTGGCACTGGCGTCGAATACGATTCAGGCGACTACGAAAAACCCCTCGACGAAGCCGTCAAGATGTCCAACTACAACGAGCTGCTCCGTCAGCGCGACGAGCGGCGCAAGAAGGGCGAGCTGGTCGGCGTCGGCTTCTCGACTTTCGTCGAGCCCAGCGGCGGCGCCGGTTTCGAGAGTGGCGCGGTACGCATAGAGCGCACCGGCGAAATCACGGTGCTCACAGGTTCCAGCTCCCATGGCCAAGGTCACGAAACCGCCTGGGCGCAGATCGCCGCCGAGTTGCTCAAAACCAGCATGGACCACATCACCGTGCTCCACGGCGATACGCATGTCAGCCAACAGGGCACCGGCACGTTCGGCAGCCGCAGTGCGGTTACCGGCGGCGGTGCGTTAGCCACGGCTGCCCAGCGAGTCATCGACAAAGCGAAAAAAATCGCGGCCAATCTGGTCGAAGCGGCGCCCGAAGACATGGTGCAAGCCGACGGCGGTTTCGCCGTCAAAGGTGTGCCGGATAAGAAAGTCACTTGGCGGCAAATCGCCGCGGCGGCCTACAGCGGTCGCGTGCCCAAGGGTATGGAGACCGGTTTGCAAGAAACCGCCTTCTTCGATCCCAAGCGCGAAGCGTGGGGCTTCGGCACACACATCGCCCTCGTCAGCATCGATCGCGACACCGGTAAGTTCACCATCGAGAAATTGATCATGGTCGACGACTGCGGTGTGATCATCAATCCAATGATCGTCGAAGGCCAGATTCACGGCGGCGTTGCCCAGGGCTTGGGCGAAGCGACACGCGAGCAGATGCTCTACGGCAATAATGGAGAAGTACAGACTGGCACGTTCATGAACTACGCGATCATGCGCGCAGTTGACATGCCGCCCATGACGTTAGGTGAGACGGTGACGCCTAATCCCTTCAACCCGCTCGGTGTTAAAGGCGTCGGCGAGTGCGGCTGCAACGGCGCCCCGCCGTCAGTGGCCAACGCGCTGGCCGATGCGCTGGCGCCCCTGGGCATCGATCACGTCGACATGCCCTACACCGCGCCGAAATTGTGGAAGTTGATTCACTCAAAGAGGCCATAG
- a CDS encoding xanthine dehydrogenase family protein subunit M — MFPANFGYVAARSIEEAIQLMAKHGEDGKLLAGGHSLIPAMKLRLTSPKTLIDLGTVPALHGIKLDGNNLVIGALTVHADVASSDLLRKHVPGLSEAAHVIGDVQVRNRGTIGGSCAHADPAADMPVILAALNASFTIQSASGTRAIKADEFFTDFYTTAMKENEVLTEVRIPLPGSGSGTAYAKLPHPASGYVVVSAGALITRQASGACTSARVFVGGLGSGPVRAVATEMELQGKPLTPQLIAAAAAKAAEETDPVEDSYADAEYKRAVAAVYARKAIEAAVGRVNV, encoded by the coding sequence ATGTTTCCCGCTAATTTCGGCTACGTGGCGGCTCGCTCCATCGAAGAAGCTATCCAATTAATGGCCAAGCACGGCGAAGACGGCAAGCTGCTTGCCGGCGGCCATAGTCTGATACCGGCGATGAAGCTGCGCTTAACATCGCCAAAGACTTTGATCGACCTCGGCACGGTGCCGGCCTTGCACGGCATCAAGCTCGACGGAAATAACTTGGTCATTGGTGCACTTACGGTGCACGCGGACGTGGCGTCGTCCGATTTACTTCGCAAACATGTTCCTGGATTGTCCGAAGCCGCTCACGTCATCGGCGACGTGCAGGTGCGCAACCGCGGGACTATTGGCGGCAGTTGCGCGCATGCAGACCCTGCAGCGGATATGCCGGTCATTCTCGCTGCTTTGAATGCTTCTTTCACCATCCAGTCTGCGTCTGGCACGCGAGCAATCAAGGCCGATGAATTTTTCACCGACTTCTACACGACGGCGATGAAAGAGAACGAAGTATTGACCGAAGTGCGCATCCCGCTGCCCGGCTCGGGCAGCGGTACGGCCTACGCCAAGTTGCCGCATCCTGCATCAGGTTATGTGGTCGTCAGCGCCGGGGCGTTGATCACGCGCCAGGCATCGGGAGCCTGCACATCGGCGCGCGTTTTTGTCGGCGGTCTCGGTAGCGGCCCGGTGCGCGCCGTGGCGACAGAAATGGAGCTGCAAGGAAAACCGTTGACGCCGCAATTAATCGCCGCGGCTGCCGCGAAAGCGGCCGAGGAAACCGATCCAGTGGAAGACAGCTACGCCGACGCGGAGTACAAACGCGCTGTCGCAGCAGTCTATGCACGTAAGGCGATCGAAGCGGCGGTAGGACGGGTTAACGTCTAG
- a CDS encoding (2Fe-2S)-binding protein — MAAEAQYTAVPVSITVNGVQYNATVEPRTLLVYFLREHLNLTGTHVGCDTSQCGACTVHLDGRAVKSCTILAVQANGATVKTIEGLANGEQFHPVQQGFQEKHGLQCGYCTPGMIMTAVHLLETNPNPSDDEIKHALEGNLCRCTGYVNIVESIKWAAQKMGGKNVSR; from the coding sequence ATGGCTGCTGAGGCACAGTACACCGCAGTGCCGGTAAGCATTACCGTCAACGGTGTTCAATACAACGCCACGGTCGAACCGCGCACGCTGCTGGTTTACTTTTTACGCGAACATTTGAATCTTACCGGAACGCACGTCGGCTGTGACACCAGCCAGTGCGGCGCTTGCACGGTGCATCTCGATGGCCGTGCGGTGAAATCCTGCACGATCCTCGCAGTGCAAGCTAACGGCGCCACCGTGAAAACCATCGAAGGTCTCGCCAATGGCGAGCAATTTCACCCGGTGCAGCAAGGCTTTCAAGAAAAGCACGGCTTACAGTGTGGGTACTGCACCCCCGGGATGATCATGACCGCGGTGCACCTACTGGAAACCAATCCCAATCCTAGCGACGACGAAATCAAGCACGCTCTTGAGGGCAACCTTTGCCGCTGCACCGGTTACGTGAACATCGTCGAGTCGATCAAATGGGCAGCGCAGAAGATGGGAGGCAAAAATGTTTCCCGCTAA
- a CDS encoding ORF6N domain-containing protein yields MSSHKSIIPLHRIDRSILMMRGQKVMLDVDLASLYGVTTKRLNQQVKRNRARFPSDFMFQLTAKEKTIDEQSENF; encoded by the coding sequence ATGTCGAGTCACAAATCCATCATCCCACTGCACCGAATTGACCGCTCAATCCTGATGATGCGCGGGCAAAAAGTTATGTTAGACGTCGACCTCGCTAGTCTTTATGGTGTGACAACCAAGCGACTTAACCAGCAGGTAAAACGCAATCGTGCGCGCTTTCCGAGCGACTTCATGTTTCAACTGACCGCGAAAGAAAAGACTATTGATGAACAGTCGGAGAATTTTTGA